A segment of the Capnocytophaga sp. ARDL2 genome:
GTTGCCATGCGATTTGTATGGCTCTTGGCCAGTTGTCTGTATCGGTAATCGGAGCGTTGTAATTCTTAGGAAGCCCCGTGGTTTCGGTATCGAAAATGATGTACATAATATCAATTGGTTTTATATGCCGTTGTGCGTTTAGAGAGGTCAAAGTTACGGAAAAAAGAAGGGATAAAAAACAACACTTAATCTAAGAAGTAATATAAATTTTTACTTTTTTACTAAACAAATTCAATCAACGAAAAAAATAAAAATGGTTTTTTACCAATGGTAGGTTTCAGTTTACGAATGGTAAGATTTTACCTACAAATGGTAATTTTAGAGTAATTTTTTGCTTGAAATAAAAATAATCAATTTTGAAACTTCATTTTTTTATATAATCTTGTATCGATTTTTACTTTTTATCGTCTTATATACAGAACATCATCAACTGTAGGAAAATCATTAACAAATGAACAAGCATTTTTTAGCATATATTTTGGATGTGTATAGAGTCTTTTTGCACAGATGCACATTACCAAAGTGTTTAATTATTTTGATGGAATGCCGTCAGAAGAGCTTTCGTTTGTTTTCAAATCTCCCGAAGGTACTGTAAAAATGTGCTCAAAAAGGGGATTTATCTCAATCAATTTCCAGATTTTTTGTCAAAGACTAACAATTTTGTTTTGGATATGGTGGAAATAAACAACGGTCATTACCAGTTGTGTACTACTCAAAATCAAATCATTGAATTTAAAAACGGAAAATGGTCATTGGTGCAAGAGTTTTCGTCAACTATCAAAGTAAAATGATTTACATTGGATAAACGTCTGTTACTCACTACCTCAACAGGAATATTTGAATAAAAAAACGAACAGTTTGAAAAGATAAATTTGCGAAATTTCAAATCCAGTCCATTGATTGTAAAATCTATGATTACACCTAACAATCAACTATGGATTTTGCATCAAGATAGCCCTATTGAACGATATGAATGGCCGAACTTGAAAAAGATTTCAACAAACTTTGACAATCCGTCTATTTTTTGGAAAGACAACAAATGGAACAACTTTAAAATAGACAAAAACGGTACGATTTAGTTGGTAGGATGGATGTTCAAAAGTTTTGGAATTACGCGTTACAATGGCTCTACCGACCGATTTGACGATATCGCTTTAGATGCTTTTGGCAATGACAAAGGTGTGTTTGTTGGTGATTATTTCAATCGTATATATATGGGCAACGACCAACTGCTATTTGCAGCTTATGGAGGATTTAACGGTAGTGATTTCAATGGAAAAATCAATCAACGTATTTGCATACCCGATTATTCTTCTCAAGATACCTATCTCACAGGCATTACGCAAAACAAAAATCAAAATACCTTCATCGCTACCAACGGCGGATTGCATATCTATCTGCCTAAAAAAGACAAAATTGTCGTTCTCAATACTACAAATGGTTTTCCCAGAAATGAAATACGCCTTTGTACCCTTGAGCAACAATCGTTTAGCAATAGGAACACTCAATGGTTTTTCTATTGTAGATTTGAATGAAATATTGTAATCTTCGCTGAAAAATGATTTAAAAATCACCAAAATTCTCATTAATAGAAGTGAAGTGAATATCGAAGACAATCAACTGAAATTACCCTACAAACAAAACAATATTTCACTGTATTTTTCTGCTTTTTCCTATTTAGAAAATAGTAAAATCAGTTATGAATATTCGATAAATAGTGATGAGTAGATTTCACTGGAACATCATCCCAAGTTGATTTTCAATCACCTTTCGCCTAGTGAATATCATATCAAAATCAGAGCAAAAGTCCATTTGGACAATCTACAAGAAAAGGAATTGGAATTTTATATAAAAATCACTCATCCATTTACACAATCAACTACTTTTTATGTATTTATTTCGTTGATTGTCATTGAAATTATCTATCTACGATACGCTATTCTGCAATAAAAAATTGAGAGAAAAACAATTTCAGATCAGAATAAAAGATGCCGAAATGCGTGTGTTACGCGCTCAGATGAACCCCCATTTTATCTTCAATAGTCTCAATTCTATAAACAGCTATATCATCCAACACAAAACGGATGATGCAAGCAAATATTTGGGAGTTTTCTTTCGACTGATACGAAATATTTTAGAAGGAAGTAAGCAAAAAATGATTCCTCTAACGCAAGAATTACAAACGATAAAAATGTATTTGCAATTGGAAGCTATGTGTTTGGAATATGCTTTTGACTTTGAATTAATTGTTGACGAAGCTATAGATACCGATGAGGTACAAATTCCACGATTGCTCATACAACCATTTGCTAAAAACTCTATCTGACACGTATTGAGATACTTGAAAGACAGAAAAGGGCATTTGTACGTACGATTTCCAAATTTATATACTAAAACAATACGGACTATCCGAATCACTCAGGACAACCCGTAATGTTATTAATTTTGCTCTCTCAACCATTGAATGTCTTCGAGCAATTGTTTTA
Coding sequences within it:
- a CDS encoding histidine kinase, producing the protein MRVLRAQMNPHFIFNSLNSINSYIIQHKTDDASKYLGVFFRLIRNILEGSKQKMIPLTQELQTIKMYLQLEAMCLEYAFDFELIVDEAIDTDEVQIPRLLIQPFAKNSI